GACTGGCGGACGCCGGTGCTGGAGAAGCCAACCGCTCCCAGCTGAGTTGCTGGGAGCGGGGATCAAACCTTCGAAGGCGTTGTTAGCGGCTAGGTGGTCGTCTCGGCGGGTTCTGTGCCGCGCTGGCGGTAGCGGTACGTGATCCGTCCGCGGGTTAGATCGTAGGGGGACAGCTCTACCCGCACTCGGTCACCCAGCAGGATCCGGATGTAGTATCTCCGCATCTTGCCCGAGAGGTACGCCAGGACCGTGTGGCCGTTGTCCAGCTCGACCCGGAATTGGGTTGAAGGCAAGGCCTCGGTGATCCGACCGTCAACTTCGATCTTGTCCGATTGCTTGGTCATGCGCACCTCGGGCGGCATCGCTGCGTCCGCTGCCGTTCACGCTCCCGGCTCGATCTCAACGACAGCCGGTCTATGCCTCGTGCCGACGCATCGAAGCTTT
The DNA window shown above is from Anaerolineales bacterium and carries:
- the infA gene encoding translation initiation factor IF-1; translation: MTKQSDKIEVDGRITEALPSTQFRVELDNGHTVLAYLSGKMRRYYIRILLGDRVRVELSPYDLTRGRITYRYRQRGTEPAETTT